A region of Pyxidicoccus parkwaysis DNA encodes the following proteins:
- a CDS encoding BON domain-containing protein, which produces MATPEELTRAVHLALGSEPRIGVAHHPIRLGMEWGDLVMEGEVEDVAAKKLALERAAAIPGVDRIIDKLRVRPARKMTDGQVLQHACDALLGEPAMQHIGVRVRDGKEVRDLRVAPPGSRGGTLEVRVEDGVVTLDGDVGGLGAKRLAEVLVWWIPGVRDVVNGLGVDPREQDNDGEMAESVRIALEKDPLVDAGSIQVATRHGVVTLTGAVPSSEQRHIAEMDAWYVWGVDRVVNRLQVVH; this is translated from the coding sequence GTGGCCACACCCGAAGAGCTCACCCGGGCCGTTCACCTCGCGCTGGGAAGCGAGCCTCGCATCGGCGTGGCGCACCACCCCATCCGGCTCGGAATGGAGTGGGGAGACCTCGTCATGGAGGGCGAGGTGGAGGACGTGGCCGCGAAGAAGCTGGCGCTCGAGCGGGCGGCCGCCATTCCCGGTGTGGACCGCATCATCGACAAGCTGCGCGTGCGGCCGGCCCGGAAGATGACGGACGGCCAGGTGCTCCAGCATGCCTGTGATGCGCTGCTCGGCGAGCCGGCGATGCAGCACATCGGCGTGCGGGTCCGGGACGGGAAGGAGGTCCGTGATTTGCGCGTCGCGCCGCCGGGCTCCCGGGGCGGCACCCTCGAGGTCCGCGTGGAGGACGGAGTGGTGACGCTCGACGGGGACGTGGGTGGGCTGGGCGCCAAGCGGCTGGCGGAGGTGCTCGTGTGGTGGATTCCGGGCGTGCGGGACGTGGTGAACGGCCTCGGCGTGGACCCGCGCGAGCAGGACAACGACGGAGAGATGGCCGAGTCGGTGCGCATCGCCCTGGAGAAGGACCCCCTCGTGGACGCGGGGAGCATCCAGGTGGCCACGCGGCACGGCGTCGTCACGTTGACCGGCGCGGTGCCGAGCTCCGAGCAGCGTCACATCGCGGAGATGGACGCCTGGTACGTCTGGGGCGTGGACCGCGTGGTCAACCGGCTCCAGGTGGTGCACTAG
- a CDS encoding DUF1549 domain-containing protein, whose amino-acid sequence MHWHLHLKSAALLAVLFATSGLTGSAAHAQQCTPEEPEPNKPLNDQMSDTRLLRRIVLGLTGTTPTVEQYEAMAAAATPEARAALLRSTLDEVLASPKFYERMVNFGHEWIAVGAYTTGAQGDAYQGDMSGHLFRCDANSKHPGALYHVNEFGPSKDPARQCADLDADGNAAVPVVNTVEPWWAPGTTVQVLGKAGSNITQVTDSTSGKVYDCGIANGGYYDPSLPTGCGCGPNLAWCSPLSGLGGGSTFDLLNTQRRHPYEEPARLFAHLAWHDRPLSDLVLGNYSVGTNWLRALYVRFGRQMGSEPKNENTTWWRAGEDSSPRDPLHPTPNDPQAWREFVVEDLEPFHLALTADRSRSGSLERTYRFDPRTTTEAPKGIPAAGVLTMMGSLSSFPRERVRAARFLEIFACQNFSPPPADVHFPPLEVDPATGGTCLHCHKTLDPAAISFKRWDFTPFSSYYVPWPFIPGVGNQRVTKEWLSGQYPHTGTAPGFRWKNAFVPNTVLTPVTPEQLKANPEAALLDTMPESYTLLGEHGDGTMGPLGFGKLLVRSGEFDRCAARRLYAMFIGRDLNPATEKGFIDKLAREFVARERKLRPFIRYLFEQPELRRGL is encoded by the coding sequence ATGCACTGGCACCTGCACCTGAAGAGCGCGGCGTTGTTGGCCGTGCTGTTCGCGACGTCCGGGCTCACCGGGTCCGCCGCGCACGCGCAGCAATGCACTCCTGAAGAGCCCGAGCCGAACAAACCGCTCAACGACCAGATGAGCGACACGCGGCTCCTACGCCGCATCGTGCTCGGGCTCACCGGCACCACGCCGACCGTCGAGCAATACGAGGCGATGGCGGCCGCGGCCACGCCCGAGGCGCGAGCCGCGCTGCTGCGCTCGACGCTCGATGAAGTGCTCGCCTCGCCGAAGTTCTACGAGCGGATGGTGAACTTCGGGCACGAGTGGATCGCGGTGGGCGCGTACACCACCGGCGCCCAGGGTGACGCGTACCAGGGCGACATGTCCGGGCACCTGTTCCGGTGCGACGCCAACAGCAAGCACCCCGGCGCGCTCTACCATGTGAACGAGTTCGGCCCCTCGAAGGACCCGGCCAGGCAGTGCGCGGACCTGGACGCGGACGGCAACGCCGCCGTGCCCGTGGTGAATACCGTCGAGCCCTGGTGGGCTCCGGGGACCACGGTCCAGGTACTCGGCAAGGCCGGCTCCAACATCACGCAGGTCACCGATTCCACCTCGGGGAAGGTGTACGACTGCGGCATCGCGAACGGTGGTTACTACGACCCCTCGCTGCCCACGGGATGCGGCTGCGGGCCGAACCTGGCGTGGTGCTCGCCGCTCTCCGGCCTCGGCGGAGGGAGCACCTTCGACCTCCTCAACACCCAGCGCCGCCACCCCTACGAGGAGCCCGCGCGCCTGTTCGCGCACCTCGCATGGCATGACCGGCCGCTCTCGGACCTCGTCCTCGGCAACTACTCGGTGGGCACCAACTGGCTGCGCGCGCTGTACGTGCGCTTCGGCCGGCAGATGGGCAGCGAGCCGAAGAACGAGAACACCACCTGGTGGCGCGCGGGCGAGGACAGCTCGCCGCGAGACCCGCTGCACCCCACGCCGAATGACCCACAGGCGTGGCGCGAGTTCGTGGTGGAGGACCTGGAGCCCTTCCACCTCGCGCTCACCGCGGACCGCTCGCGCTCCGGCAGCCTCGAGCGCACCTATCGCTTCGACCCGCGCACCACCACGGAGGCGCCCAAGGGCATTCCCGCCGCCGGTGTGCTCACCATGATGGGCTCGCTGTCCTCGTTCCCTCGTGAGCGCGTCCGGGCCGCGCGCTTCCTGGAAATCTTCGCCTGCCAGAACTTCTCGCCGCCGCCCGCGGACGTGCACTTCCCTCCCCTGGAGGTCGACCCGGCCACCGGCGGAACGTGCCTGCACTGCCACAAGACGCTGGACCCCGCGGCCATCTCCTTCAAGCGCTGGGACTTCACCCCGTTCTCCAGCTACTACGTCCCGTGGCCCTTCATTCCGGGCGTGGGCAACCAGCGCGTCACGAAGGAATGGCTGTCCGGGCAGTACCCGCACACCGGCACCGCGCCGGGCTTCCGCTGGAAGAATGCCTTCGTTCCCAACACCGTGTTGACTCCAGTCACCCCCGAGCAACTCAAGGCCAACCCGGAGGCGGCGCTGCTCGACACCATGCCCGAGAGCTACACGCTGCTCGGCGAGCACGGTGACGGCACCATGGGCCCGCTCGGCTTCGGCAAGCTGCTCGTCCGCTCCGGCGAGTTCGACCGCTGCGCCGCGCGCAGGCTCTACGCGATGTTCATCGGCCGGGATTTGAACCCGGCCACGGAGAAGGGCTTCATCGACAAGCTCGCGAGGGAGTTCGTCGCGAGGGAGCGCAAGCTCCGTCCCTTCATCCGCTATCTCTTCGAGCAGCCCGAGCTGCGGAGGGGCCTGTGA
- a CDS encoding PAS domain-containing protein encodes MSSLRSSQPFLLPDTELWKAFDLLADPIFVKDRSHRWLYLNDAFARLLGRPAAELLGKSDDAFMPPDTVRLYWENDDLVCGSGLPHENEEPIPLPDGTIHTLWTRKYPTRNEAGEVTGLIAIITDVTNLQSRITSRAEFEQRARESEVRLQAQQSMLDRLTAPVVSLWNGIVLMPLVGDLTMERTTIVQSNLLEAITRHRARHVIIDITGIGVLDTTTAARLLGSVRAARLLGARCMLVGMSPALAQTMVATGIEFRDIPTLAVLQDGLSLAFQELGYRITR; translated from the coding sequence GTGAGTTCCTTGCGCAGCTCCCAGCCGTTCCTCCTGCCTGACACCGAGTTGTGGAAGGCGTTCGACCTGCTGGCCGACCCCATCTTCGTCAAGGACCGGAGTCACCGCTGGCTCTATCTCAACGATGCCTTTGCCCGGCTGCTGGGGCGTCCGGCGGCGGAGCTCCTGGGCAAGAGCGACGACGCGTTCATGCCTCCCGATACGGTGCGCCTGTACTGGGAGAACGACGACCTGGTGTGCGGCTCGGGCCTGCCGCACGAGAACGAGGAGCCCATCCCTCTTCCCGACGGCACCATCCACACCCTCTGGACGCGGAAGTACCCGACGCGGAACGAGGCCGGAGAAGTCACCGGGCTCATCGCCATCATCACCGACGTCACCAACCTGCAGAGCCGCATCACCTCGCGGGCCGAGTTCGAGCAGCGCGCGCGGGAGAGCGAGGTGCGGCTGCAGGCCCAGCAGTCGATGCTCGACCGGCTCACGGCTCCGGTCGTGTCGCTCTGGAACGGCATCGTGCTGATGCCCCTGGTGGGGGACCTGACGATGGAGCGGACCACCATCGTCCAGTCGAACCTGCTCGAGGCGATTACGCGCCACCGCGCCCGCCACGTCATCATCGACATCACCGGCATCGGCGTGCTCGACACCACCACGGCCGCGCGGCTGCTCGGGTCCGTCCGGGCCGCGCGGCTGCTCGGCGCGCGCTGCATGCTCGTCGGCATGTCGCCCGCGCTGGCGCAGACCATGGTCGCCACGGGCATCGAGTTCCGTGACATCCCCACGCTCGCCGTGCTGCAGGATGGCCTGTCCCTCGCCTTCCAAGAGCTGGGGTACCGGATTACACGCTGA
- a CDS encoding toll/interleukin-1 receptor domain-containing protein, with product MRWQALRRRLGQPPFEEAPPSPPLISLTRDAFVSYSRRDVAFIDELEQKVTALQGTLWIDRHDIPPGSPFWTDIKRGIEESRNFIFLLTEHSVASPHCLFELRHAVSRGKRLIPLRPGAQACGAPSPSELAHIQDFVWDVQRPADENSRQLLKLLRTEPQFVEQHGELLRRALRWRRAGNAPDELLPRKLLRGAENWLRDAAVLSSPETSPSRPRATRLLQRYVRESRRRFNRRLRLAVVSVLLSLMFLASGWGWVTSTPYQFLQIERETPNLVALALNDPGGPPDEVLEGFVAALAAHGNLKEAIDAAQHWRGPAEKASALARIVETLSRAGALREARQVRSLIDKSPSGIMSLGAPAEVLAAASEASFAVEDRESADQELRSAIKLAREIPAEGGKSGALKMRDPVFARILAAHVRQRRIDEALNGLSWMGDPDRRESVRIHLVTIAADLWTRQDILLLAQAIQDADERALALGNAARGVRSRGLEADAVALEDAAFQAVQGSQGPLALVQVGRLLVARKPALAEQAFMAARELARQQKKVDERLMVAVGFTELGRQEEAAVDIREALALMDSEGYEHQRLLDALVRVGQPGLARKLAGTSPFDLLQLVRTLAELGRLDEAAGLAPSIAGEVEQSSAFYELAHAYTSRREYRQARSYALRCRPTERMKAYTEMLRVHSPR from the coding sequence ATGAGATGGCAGGCATTGAGACGGCGCCTCGGGCAGCCCCCGTTCGAAGAGGCTCCCCCTTCGCCGCCACTCATATCGCTCACGCGAGACGCGTTCGTTTCGTACTCACGCCGGGACGTCGCGTTCATCGATGAGCTGGAGCAGAAGGTCACGGCACTCCAGGGAACGCTGTGGATTGACCGCCATGACATTCCACCCGGCAGTCCCTTCTGGACGGACATCAAGCGCGGAATCGAGGAGTCCAGGAACTTCATCTTCCTGCTGACCGAGCACTCCGTCGCGTCTCCTCACTGCCTCTTCGAGCTGCGGCACGCAGTGAGCCGAGGCAAACGCTTGATACCGCTTCGCCCGGGTGCCCAGGCTTGCGGGGCACCGTCTCCTTCCGAGCTGGCGCACATCCAGGACTTCGTCTGGGATGTGCAGAGGCCCGCGGACGAAAACTCGCGGCAGTTGCTGAAGCTGCTTCGCACCGAGCCACAGTTCGTCGAGCAGCACGGTGAGCTGCTTCGTCGCGCCTTGAGGTGGAGGCGCGCTGGCAATGCGCCAGATGAGCTGCTTCCACGCAAGTTGCTGCGTGGGGCCGAAAACTGGCTCAGGGACGCAGCGGTCTTGAGCTCCCCGGAGACAAGTCCCTCCCGTCCTCGGGCCACCCGGCTGCTCCAGCGCTATGTCCGGGAGAGCCGGAGACGTTTCAACCGCCGTCTCCGACTCGCGGTTGTCTCGGTGCTGCTTTCCCTCATGTTCCTGGCGAGCGGCTGGGGCTGGGTGACCAGCACTCCGTACCAGTTCCTCCAAATCGAACGTGAGACACCGAACCTGGTCGCGCTGGCCCTGAATGACCCTGGAGGGCCTCCGGACGAAGTGCTCGAGGGGTTCGTCGCGGCCCTGGCTGCTCACGGCAACCTCAAGGAGGCCATCGACGCTGCGCAGCACTGGAGGGGACCGGCGGAAAAGGCCTCGGCCCTCGCACGTATCGTGGAGACGCTTTCACGCGCGGGAGCGCTTCGCGAAGCCCGGCAGGTCAGGAGCCTCATCGACAAGAGCCCCTCCGGAATCATGTCTCTGGGGGCTCCTGCGGAAGTCCTTGCCGCGGCTTCCGAAGCCTCCTTCGCGGTCGAGGACCGCGAAAGTGCCGACCAAGAGTTGCGCTCGGCCATCAAGCTGGCACGGGAGATTCCGGCAGAGGGAGGGAAGAGCGGAGCCCTGAAAATGCGTGACCCCGTATTCGCGCGCATCCTCGCCGCTCATGTCCGGCAGCGGAGGATTGACGAGGCACTCAACGGGCTCTCCTGGATGGGAGACCCGGACCGCCGGGAGTCGGTGCGCATCCACCTCGTCACCATCGCGGCTGACCTGTGGACGCGTCAGGACATCCTTCTGCTCGCGCAGGCAATCCAGGATGCAGACGAGAGGGCGTTGGCGCTGGGAAACGCGGCTCGGGGCGTGAGGTCACGAGGACTCGAAGCGGATGCGGTTGCTCTCGAGGATGCGGCGTTCCAAGCGGTACAGGGGAGCCAGGGCCCCCTGGCCCTGGTCCAGGTCGGAAGATTGCTCGTGGCTCGCAAGCCAGCACTAGCGGAGCAGGCCTTCATGGCCGCGCGAGAGCTTGCTCGACAACAGAAGAAGGTCGATGAGCGACTGATGGTGGCGGTGGGCTTCACGGAGCTCGGCAGGCAGGAGGAGGCCGCGGTCGACATCCGCGAGGCCCTCGCGCTGATGGACTCGGAAGGCTATGAGCACCAGCGTCTCCTGGACGCGCTGGTGCGTGTCGGACAACCAGGCCTTGCGCGCAAGCTCGCCGGGACGAGCCCCTTCGACCTCCTGCAACTCGTCAGAACCCTCGCCGAGCTCGGGCGACTCGATGAGGCGGCAGGACTTGCTCCGTCGATTGCTGGCGAGGTCGAGCAGTCATCCGCCTTCTACGAGCTGGCGCACGCGTACACGTCGAGGCGCGAGTATCGGCAGGCCCGAAGCTACGCCTTGCGATGCAGGCCGACCGAGCGGATGAAGGCCTACACGGAGATGCTGCGCGTTCACTCACCTCGGTAG
- a CDS encoding DUF1501 domain-containing protein, which translates to MPNTSRRTLLKWALGAGQLALLERAGLLRSGTAHAATTDVPSRLVVLYLPGGFRPAYCFTPMEDAEIPLCVPKPSGYASEPIFFEASNVVNLAPANGPYKPLRTWQSWNPQDPASRANYAYSPLMYGFTHFALHDQLSVLHGIDQGTNDHASAFISAMCGVAGADYRAPAVHSVIANHLYERYRETRPLPFVVVSGDRGTPVGMGLPSHASPVRVPSIEALKPMLSSKPADNAWWTGLDARTEGPELDARGQPTGSNLKTTTVERYALSRAQQFMGRSTAKVDNYMEGLHGSLSSVSRVLATDVVSVLEKTKGIDALKTNRPSYLSSYLNETFTYTFGLANFHLTGLDPRMDMALRLLKSDLCTSVHVSLQLDFDTHNGTGHAFSCAHGRGLMDCVARFLGEMKATPAPGKPGKTLLDDTLVLVMSEFGRSWATRQSDGSYYLPDDHHPYTSVCFAGGNVAGNRQVGSYTTRGLGVPVDIIEETGQTSKRVPRSADAVTTALRILGMETHDFFIPGGYGEVVGLRKA; encoded by the coding sequence ATGCCCAATACCTCTCGACGCACGCTGCTCAAGTGGGCCCTCGGAGCCGGACAGCTCGCGCTCCTCGAACGCGCGGGACTGCTCCGCTCCGGCACCGCGCATGCCGCGACTACCGACGTCCCCTCCCGGCTCGTGGTGCTCTACCTCCCGGGCGGCTTCCGGCCGGCGTACTGCTTCACCCCCATGGAGGACGCGGAGATTCCGCTCTGCGTCCCGAAGCCCTCCGGCTACGCCAGCGAGCCCATCTTCTTCGAGGCGAGCAATGTGGTGAACCTCGCGCCCGCCAACGGCCCCTACAAGCCGCTGCGGACCTGGCAGTCCTGGAACCCCCAGGACCCCGCCTCGCGCGCCAACTACGCCTACAGCCCGCTCATGTACGGCTTCACGCACTTCGCGCTGCATGACCAACTGAGCGTGCTGCACGGCATCGACCAGGGCACCAATGACCACGCGAGCGCGTTCATCTCCGCGATGTGCGGTGTGGCCGGCGCGGACTACCGGGCGCCCGCCGTCCACTCGGTCATCGCGAACCACCTGTACGAGCGCTACCGAGAGACGCGGCCGCTGCCGTTCGTCGTCGTGTCCGGAGACCGCGGCACGCCGGTGGGCATGGGGCTGCCCTCCCACGCCTCGCCCGTGCGCGTTCCGTCCATCGAGGCGCTCAAGCCGATGCTCTCCTCGAAGCCGGCGGACAACGCCTGGTGGACGGGGCTGGATGCGCGCACCGAGGGGCCCGAGTTGGACGCACGCGGCCAGCCCACCGGGAGCAACCTGAAGACGACGACGGTGGAGCGCTACGCGCTGTCTCGCGCCCAGCAGTTCATGGGCCGCTCGACGGCGAAGGTGGACAACTACATGGAGGGCCTGCACGGCTCGCTGTCGTCCGTCTCCCGCGTGCTGGCGACGGACGTCGTGTCCGTGCTGGAGAAGACCAAGGGCATCGACGCGCTGAAGACGAACCGGCCCTCTTACCTGTCGAGCTACCTGAACGAGACCTTCACGTACACGTTCGGCCTCGCGAACTTCCACCTCACGGGGCTGGACCCGCGGATGGACATGGCGCTGCGCCTGCTGAAGTCGGACCTGTGCACCTCGGTGCACGTCTCGCTGCAGCTCGACTTCGACACCCACAACGGCACGGGCCACGCCTTCAGCTGCGCGCACGGCCGCGGGCTGATGGACTGCGTCGCGCGCTTCCTGGGCGAGATGAAGGCCACGCCCGCCCCCGGCAAGCCGGGCAAGACGCTGCTCGACGACACCCTGGTGCTGGTGATGAGCGAGTTCGGCCGGAGCTGGGCCACGCGCCAGAGCGACGGCAGCTACTACCTGCCGGATGACCACCACCCGTACACCTCGGTCTGCTTCGCGGGTGGAAACGTGGCGGGGAACCGGCAGGTGGGCTCGTACACGACGCGCGGGCTCGGCGTCCCGGTGGACATCATCGAGGAGACCGGGCAGACCTCGAAGCGCGTGCCCCGCTCCGCGGACGCCGTCACCACCGCGCTGCGCATCCTGGGCATGGAGACGCACGACTTCTTCATCCCCGGCGGCTACGGCGAGGTGGTGGGACTACGGAAGGCGTAG
- a CDS encoding oxidoreductase gives MSKVWFITGATRGIGAALARAVLAAGNSVIATGRKVEAVEQALGVSERLLAVALDVTRPGQPEAAAKAAVERFGRIDVLVNNAGYGLIGALEECSAEELARQFATNVFGLAAVTRAVLPTMRAQRSGHIFNVSSAAGIAGFPGASSYCATKFAVEGLSESLALEVAPLGIHVTLMEPGYFRTDFLTDNSAVYAEKVIEDYDATAGEMRRGSRKMNGNQSGDPHKLAQAFLTLAAAKTPPLHFVAGSDSVELLEHMLATRQQELRTWRDLALSLAHDDAPAGAPR, from the coding sequence ATGTCGAAGGTCTGGTTCATCACGGGCGCCACGCGCGGCATCGGCGCCGCGCTCGCCAGGGCAGTGCTTGCGGCGGGCAACTCCGTCATCGCCACGGGGCGCAAGGTCGAAGCCGTTGAACAGGCGCTCGGCGTCTCCGAGCGACTGCTCGCGGTCGCGCTCGACGTCACCCGGCCCGGACAGCCCGAGGCCGCCGCGAAGGCGGCCGTCGAGCGGTTCGGCCGCATCGATGTGCTCGTCAACAACGCGGGTTATGGGCTGATTGGCGCGCTCGAGGAATGCAGTGCCGAGGAGCTCGCCCGGCAGTTCGCGACCAACGTGTTCGGCCTCGCCGCCGTCACCCGCGCGGTGCTGCCCACGATGCGCGCGCAGCGCTCGGGCCACATCTTCAATGTCTCCTCGGCGGCGGGCATCGCCGGCTTCCCGGGGGCCTCCAGCTACTGCGCGACGAAGTTCGCGGTGGAGGGGCTCAGCGAGAGCCTGGCGCTCGAGGTGGCCCCGCTCGGAATCCATGTGACGCTCATGGAGCCGGGCTACTTCCGCACCGACTTCCTCACGGACAACTCGGCCGTGTACGCGGAGAAGGTCATCGAAGACTACGACGCCACGGCGGGCGAGATGCGCCGGGGCTCCCGGAAGATGAACGGCAACCAGTCCGGAGACCCGCACAAGCTGGCCCAGGCCTTCCTGACGCTGGCCGCCGCGAAGACGCCTCCGCTGCACTTCGTCGCCGGCTCGGACTCGGTCGAGCTGCTGGAGCACATGCTCGCCACGAGACAGCAGGAGCTGCGGACGTGGCGCGACCTCGCGCTCTCGCTCGCGCACGACGACGCACCGGCTGGCGCCCCTCGCTAG
- a CDS encoding B12-binding domain-containing radical SAM protein codes for MGGGRVLSPVLLVGAGTGEATCGILYLASYLRRGGIEAFVRLYDGDETEAEVTRSFESLIARVRPKLVGISLKWFHHVDRALLMARVLRKIDPGIQVVVGGNSASYWWKELSAYDCIDHIILGDGERPLLALCQGDPSPPNCVTRYSDGRPRRLPLAYVQGATNSEDIYYSHFNDIFLSRLDQSSFSGWVAPGKGCGENCLYCGGARGNQKADFGRAKPFLRAEESVRKDHQEIVSSTWQMRYDFSGSTAQFLGNTWAGVDLSHHLCTYFLWGVPKMELVDTLAGTFQRVYMVVDIGCFSEQQRLEQMRRGLLKPCAKDRELLDLIEACRRHPNLEIEVSGIGGLPFASRDTLAEELRLVERIISMDCVVGYQRLEAQPGALVTEHPARFDMVSEARTFSEFVDYFERREPGDVSVPMIRFRDAELEAAVQRTSDRVDALVWEHRDARKRVDLDGRTRLKNTAPSAQQFTLGDWLGSHRAPAKLSREPVTVIRSVDGITLSCAPSVSPRRFSDPTLVQGEDGAILLAGLAAFERPTTVSSAVTQLGQKARLDPDSAREVIEHLVDGRFLQPA; via the coding sequence ATGGGTGGTGGTCGTGTCCTCTCGCCAGTTCTCCTCGTCGGCGCCGGAACCGGCGAGGCCACGTGCGGCATCCTCTACCTGGCGAGCTACCTGCGCCGTGGCGGCATCGAGGCCTTCGTGCGGCTGTACGACGGGGACGAGACTGAAGCCGAGGTGACGCGCTCCTTCGAGAGCCTCATCGCCCGCGTACGCCCGAAGCTGGTCGGCATCAGCCTCAAGTGGTTCCACCACGTGGACCGCGCGCTGCTGATGGCACGGGTGCTGCGGAAGATTGACCCCGGGATTCAAGTCGTCGTGGGTGGCAACTCCGCCTCGTACTGGTGGAAGGAGCTGAGCGCCTACGACTGCATCGACCACATCATCCTCGGCGACGGCGAGCGGCCGCTGCTGGCCCTCTGCCAGGGAGACCCCTCCCCGCCCAACTGCGTGACGCGGTACTCCGACGGACGGCCCCGCCGGCTGCCGCTGGCCTACGTGCAGGGCGCCACCAACAGCGAGGACATCTACTACTCGCACTTCAACGACATCTTCCTGAGCAGGTTGGACCAGAGCTCCTTCTCGGGCTGGGTCGCGCCCGGCAAGGGCTGCGGTGAGAACTGTCTCTACTGCGGTGGTGCCCGGGGCAATCAGAAGGCGGACTTCGGCCGCGCGAAGCCCTTCCTCCGCGCCGAGGAGAGCGTGCGCAAGGACCACCAGGAGATTGTCAGCAGCACCTGGCAGATGCGCTACGACTTCTCCGGGAGCACGGCACAGTTCCTGGGCAACACGTGGGCCGGCGTGGACCTGTCGCACCACCTCTGCACGTACTTCCTGTGGGGCGTGCCGAAGATGGAGCTCGTCGACACGCTCGCCGGGACGTTCCAGCGCGTCTACATGGTGGTCGACATCGGCTGCTTCTCCGAGCAGCAGCGCCTGGAGCAGATGCGCCGCGGCCTGCTGAAGCCGTGCGCGAAGGACCGGGAGCTGCTCGACCTCATCGAGGCCTGCCGCCGCCATCCGAACCTGGAGATTGAAGTCTCCGGCATCGGTGGCCTGCCCTTCGCGAGCCGGGACACGCTCGCGGAGGAGCTCCGCCTGGTGGAGCGCATCATCAGCATGGACTGCGTGGTGGGCTACCAGCGGCTCGAAGCCCAGCCCGGGGCGCTCGTTACCGAGCACCCCGCGCGGTTCGACATGGTCAGCGAGGCGCGGACCTTCTCCGAGTTCGTCGACTACTTCGAGCGGCGCGAGCCGGGCGACGTGTCGGTGCCGATGATTCGCTTCCGCGACGCGGAACTCGAGGCCGCCGTGCAGCGCACCTCGGACCGTGTGGATGCGTTGGTGTGGGAGCACCGCGATGCGAGGAAGCGCGTGGACCTCGATGGCCGCACGCGGCTGAAGAACACCGCTCCGTCGGCTCAGCAATTCACGCTGGGAGACTGGCTGGGCAGCCATCGCGCTCCCGCGAAGCTGTCGCGCGAGCCCGTGACTGTCATCCGCTCGGTGGATGGAATCACGCTGAGCTGCGCCCCTTCGGTCAGCCCGCGCCGGTTCTCCGACCCGACGCTCGTCCAGGGCGAGGACGGCGCCATCCTCCTCGCGGGCCTCGCCGCCTTCGAGCGCCCCACCACCGTCTCCAGCGCGGTGACGCAGCTCGGGCAGAAGGCGCGGCTCGACCCGGACTCGGCCCGAGAAGTCATCGAGCACCTCGTGGACGGGCGCTTCCTGCAGCCCGCGTAG
- a CDS encoding LysR family transcriptional regulator, producing MNRSDLADLSAFTLLAAEGSFTRAAARLGMSQSALSHAMKALEQRLGVRLLSRTTRSVATTEAGEELLRTLRPAFDDIAAGLEHLGTKRAKPAGTVRLTMIKQAAVSLIRPMLPGFLATYPDIQVEVDIDDGFTDIVAQRFDAGIRFGEQVAKDMVAVRVGPDIRAAVVASPAYLAARPAPRTPRELASHRCINYRLATARSLYAWEFEEDGRRFKVRVEGSLVFNDGDLIEAAVLDGHGIGYLWEPQVTAHIASGRLVRLLEEWCPPLPGFFLYYPSRRQTPPALAAFIQALRAGSRSGAVPGRG from the coding sequence ATGAACAGGAGTGACCTTGCGGACCTCTCGGCATTCACCCTCCTGGCGGCCGAAGGGAGCTTCACGCGCGCGGCGGCCAGGCTCGGCATGTCTCAGTCCGCGCTGAGCCATGCCATGAAGGCGCTCGAGCAGCGGCTCGGCGTGCGGCTGCTGTCGCGGACCACCCGGAGCGTCGCGACGACGGAGGCGGGAGAGGAGCTGCTCCGGACGCTGCGTCCCGCGTTCGACGACATCGCCGCCGGGCTCGAGCATCTGGGCACGAAGCGGGCGAAGCCGGCCGGGACGGTCCGCCTCACCATGATAAAGCAGGCGGCGGTGTCGCTCATCCGGCCCATGCTGCCGGGCTTCCTCGCCACCTATCCCGACATCCAGGTCGAGGTCGACATCGACGATGGCTTCACGGACATCGTCGCGCAGCGGTTCGACGCGGGCATCCGCTTCGGTGAGCAGGTCGCGAAGGACATGGTTGCGGTCCGCGTGGGCCCCGACATCCGCGCGGCGGTGGTCGCCTCGCCGGCCTACCTCGCCGCGCGGCCCGCGCCCCGCACCCCACGCGAGCTCGCCAGCCATCGCTGCATCAACTACCGGCTGGCGACGGCGCGGAGCCTCTATGCCTGGGAGTTCGAGGAAGACGGCCGCCGCTTCAAGGTCCGCGTCGAAGGCTCGCTCGTCTTCAATGACGGGGACCTCATCGAAGCGGCCGTCCTCGACGGCCATGGCATCGGCTACCTGTGGGAGCCGCAAGTCACGGCGCACATCGCCAGTGGCCGGTTGGTGCGCCTGCTGGAGGAGTGGTGCCCGCCCCTCCCCGGCTTCTTCCTCTACTACCCGAGCCGGCGCCAGACGCCGCCGGCCCTGGCGGCCTTCATCCAGGCACTGCGAGCCGGGAGCCGCTCGGGTGCGGTGCCCGGTAGAGGCTGA